In Spiroplasma chinense, the DNA window TGATGACTATAAAGTTTTTATAGATAAATCAGATAAATCATTTGGATTTAAAATTTCTGAAGCTGAAATTAAAGGGGTACCAATCAGAATTGAAGTTGGACCAAGAGATTTAGCAAATGGAGTTGTTACAATTTCAAGAAGAGATATCAGATCAAAAGAACAAGTTAAACTTGAAAATGTAAAAGCTTATATTGATGAACAAATCAAAGAGTATGATAAAAACATTTATAAAATAGCTTTAAAAAATAGAGAAGAACGTACTTTTACTGCAAACACTTTAGAAGAATACAAAGCAGTTTTAGATAAAAAACTTGGTTTTGTATTAGTTCCTTTCTGTGGAGAGGTTTCTTGTGAAGATGATGTAAAAGAAAAAACTCAAACTAACTCTAGATGTATTCCTGATGGAATTAAACAAGAAAAATCTAAATGTTTTAATTGTGGAAAAGATTCAAACTACAAAGTTTACTTTGCAAAAGCATATTAGTAATAAAAAAATGGACAACAATTGTTGTCCATTTTTTTTGTTATTTAAATTATCAATCTTTTCCTACAATAATATCGATAACTGGTTTAAATTCATAGTGTTTACTTTCTGGAACTTTTCGAATATCGTAACTATTAACTAATTCGTCAAATATCATAACAAAAGTTTCATCTTCCATATCAGGGAATAAAGGTTTGATATTAAAGTAAACTCTAGAGAATGTAAAGATTGGATATTTACAAATATAATCTAGAATTTTCTTTTTAAGTTCTCTGAAAGTCGCTATTTCTTCTTTTATAACGTCAGTTTTTAACTTGAAAACCATAGCATTTGCAGCTTCAAAAGTTTTAATATTTGCTTTTAATTGATAAATTAGTAAATCTAAAAAGAAAGCTATTCATTTTTGATAGTTAGAACTAAAATCAAGTTTAGCCAATTCTTGATAATACAAGAATTGGTCGTGCAAAATTGCTTTTGATATGTAAAAATACGGTTTACTTGTTAATTGATATTTGTTAAGAACTAAATTAAATAAAATTCTACCAGTTCTTCCGTTTCCATCTGTAAAAGGGTGAACTTTTTCAAAATATGCATGAGTAATTGCACCACGCACTAAAGCTTCAAGAATAGCACTACATCCTTTAAAAGGAGTTGGATCATTTAATCAATCAACAAATTCCTGCATATATTCTGCCACCAAATGAGCTGGAGGTGGAAAGTGATTTGCTATTTTTACCTGTTTTATTCTTCAAACACCAGGATTTGCATTAATTGCATGAATAGACATCATGTTTTGAAATAAGTCTCTGTGTATTCCAAGAATCAAATCTTCACTAAAGGAATTAGTTTCTTTGATTTTTTCGTTTGCATTTTTTAGTGCATTAACATAGTTTGAAATTTTCTTACTAGTTGGTGTATCTTGCGCTAACAATTCAACATCATTTGTATCAATTCCTTCAATCATATTTGAATGTCTTGCCTCATATTTTAGCAATTGCATTGATAAAAATTGAGTGTCAAATGGTGAATTGTTTAAAAAGTTATTATATTTCATAAAAAGCTGAATAATTTCTTGAGCTTTTCCTTCAAAAGATAACGGGTCAAATTTTACTTCGCTAATTTTATATAACTGATGAGCCATTTTTTACCTCGCATAATAAATAATTATAACATAAATTGTCCTTCATATATTGATGTTTCACATTTTTTTGAAAAAAAATGTCTTTTTTAACCCAGTGTTTATGGGGGTTTTTGGGGACTGGAAAAACTTATAGTGTAAATCCTTTGACATTAACCCTTATCTATTATACTATAAGGATGTTAAGTGAGGTAAGAATGATGAAAAACGAAAGTACAACAAATGTAACAATTACAAACAATAGCAACACTACTAAATGTTCTATGTTTTTTGTTGCACCAAATTTAACAGATATTATGTACAAAGCTATAAATGTTTTAACAAGCATGAATTTTGGCAATGGTCGAAAG includes these proteins:
- a CDS encoding Fic family protein, with the translated sequence MAHQLYKISEVKFDPLSFEGKAQEIIQLFMKYNNFLNNSPFDTQFLSMQLLKYEARHSNMIEGIDTNDVELLAQDTPTSKKISNYVNALKNANEKIKETNSFSEDLILGIHRDLFQNMMSIHAINANPGVWRIKQVKIANHFPPPAHLVAEYMQEFVDWLNDPTPFKGCSAILEALVRGAITHAYFEKVHPFTDGNGRTGRILFNLVLNKYQLTSKPYFYISKAILHDQFLYYQELAKLDFSSNYQKWIAFFLDLLIYQLKANIKTFEAANAMVFKLKTDVIKEEIATFRELKKKILDYICKYPIFTFSRVYFNIKPLFPDMEDETFVMIFDELVNSYDIRKVPESKHYEFKPVIDIIVGKDW